AGAGGTAAGAAGATAGATATATAGCTGTCTCAAGTGATTAAtgcaaaatgtaggtaatttaaattatcgtttggCCTGTTTATGAAAGCGGGACATTTTTGCCCTCGCGGGGGACAGCGGGACGGACAGCTTGAAAGCGGGACTGTCCCGCCGAAAGCGGGACGTATGGTCACCGTAGTTATGGCAAGCACGTTTCACAGTTTTTATAGGGTTAGCGGCTACTAGGTTCCCACCtaaatttaatagaataagTGAGCAGCCAACGACATTATTTAAGGTTAGGTTAGGAAATCCCACACATAAATTGCTATAGTTACTGCCATAGTTGGTATCTACTCCGGACTAGTCCGGACTCGCAGTGCCGGAGTGAAATCTCTCTATTACAGAATTTGTGGCATCGTATAATATGAGATTCGAATCTCTTTGTATATTCCGCGCGGAAAACTGAGTTGGTGTCGCGGAACCTGAAAACCTAAAAGTTCAAAACATTTTTCCAGTTCCACCTCTGAATACTATATTTTACAACTGTAGATCTACAAAACGCAttgaaaaaaaacctaaattGACCTACCTACGAGTATTATTTGACATCATTTTGGAGATGTTCATTCGTAAGGATATTTTATGTATCTCGTTACAAGATTTCCTATTGATACTTTATTAATAgcaataacattttatttaaccacaaaaatatgtaaaaacaCCAATTGCCATGACCAAATAAACTAACACATAGATCCTCATGTGTAAATCAGTGGTTATCGGGACACGTTTGTCacttaattagttttatgGCCGTGTTTGTTTTTGCAGACTAAACTCGCAAGAAGTGGTCTAGACTTTATTTGTCGCAAAACAAAACCAACCCTGTAGAACAACAACAattaaacttagttttattaattttattcagctGGTacaagttttaattaaatttaaaattgcctaaaGAGCTCGCAATCTCGAATGGGATTGACATGTTTTTTTCTCGCTAATGAAAAACGTCGTACAATTTTCTGCGAATTACTATAGTAATTCTGTAAAGGACGGAAAGGGAAAATTCCTCGATGTTTCCGTTAGAAATAATGTTCTTAGCTCACAGACGAAAATTTGGTCGGATTTGCTCAACATGTTATTCGTTATTTTCTAACGATTACGAAACGTTCCATTACCTTTTTTCACGTTATTAGATCGATTAGGTCGTTGGCGGGCTCACTTTTTGTAACGGCTTGTAAGTTTAGCAGCGTCACCCTAatgttatatgtataaaaaccaTATTAGATGAAATTCGCCGCACAGATTGCCACACATActcaatacctacttataaaaattatcttagtaattataacttaatattttttacaacaaCCGAATCATAAGATGAAATGTTAGTGCCAAAAATACGAGCATAATGGAACTTTGCAGCCCTCTTAAGGTCACAGCACACATAAACGTAACGTAAACGGCTCGCCATTCACCTCGCTGTCAACCAGGCGTTCGCAAGCTCGAGAATCTGCGGGCTGTGACCTAAAGTGTGCAGAAGGACGTCTTTGCAGTAAAACAAACCAAATAGAGCAGCATACCTGAAGCGAGCGACGATAGTGACCCGGCCGTGCTGCCGCCGCCCTCGTACGCGTAGTTGCGCAGGTCGTCAAACGGCGGCGCGTTGGGGTCGCCGTCCGCGCGCCGCTTGTGGTCCTCGATGAACATGCCCACGTTGGTCTCCCCTGGCAGCGCCACGCCCACGCCGCCCAGCGCGCCCAGCGGCCCTACGCCCAGACCCACGCCCATCAACGGATCTACAACAACACAACTGCTGTAATTCTCACAGTATCAACTACACAAGCTTGCACTTGACGCGCAAAATTTAACTTAACGTCACACTTTTACTACACTTTTAAAACTTGAATTTTTTCCCTCAACTTATTGCTGCACTGGCAACgaaaacttaatttaaaaaagcgTTAAGAAGAAAACGTAAAGTTATGAGACTGAAGGAACGTTTTATATAAGAGCTCTCCCGCGCTAATAGAAAACGGTATTACACGCAAGAGCTCACATCTCGGTGACATCAGCTGCTATAAATTTGCTCGGTCATCAGAAGCCCTTTCCCCTCATTAGGTCGCGCCAGTACAAACAATATGAGCGCAACATGGATCTAGATTTTTTGCTATCCGCTGGCATCATGAAGGGTCATTTGGGACAAGAACAAATTGAATTACTTAGCTAAACGCTCGGTTATGTCATAAATCGTTTAGGGACTTCGCATCACGTTGAGGCATTCATTATTTGGAAACCAGAAACTTGATTAACGAGCGTTGTAATTTTCggtgaaaaaatatgtttttattttcttattattaaactataaAAGGGAATATAGAAATGAGGTTAGTGACGCTGCTGCGTGACGTGACCCTCTTTTCAATCTTTAACAAACTTGGTTTGGAATAAAACTTACATGGCATCTTAGCGGGAGCATGATCAGGTAAGGGCCCGCCTATAGGTATCTGCAGGGGGGTGATGTCGAAGGCGGTCATGTCGTCCTCGCCGCCGCCCTCATCATCATAGTTGATGATGTTCTCTcgcacatcatcatcaggtccaGGGTACTTGACGTGCGCCTCGCGCCGCCGGTTGTACACCACGAACACCAGCACCAGGACTAGGGGAAACATTTACACTCAGTTAAGGTCACAGCACACATACACGTAACGTAAACGGATCGCCTTTCACCCGAGCTTGTTCTGAGCCGAGAAAATTACGTTACGATTCCCATTAGAGTGCGTTGTAGTAGGTAGTTTGTTGCAAAGAATACTGAACAGCTCGAGTTGATACGGTGACGATCCCTTTACGAGTTGATATGTGTTATGTGACCATTAAAAAGATAATTTATTGTCATGTGTTTGATGAAAGTGGATCAAGGATCAAGAGGACTTTCTTAGTCAGACAACACACAGAACGGAAATAGATACCTACTGAACAGGCAACCCAATACtttaatttttaaagtttaaaatatctGTCTGTATACCAGTATCTAGTACCAGTTGAGATCCGAACGCCGAAACCTTCGGTACTTTCGCTATGACTACTCCAGACCACAGGGTCAGGGTCAATAACATCGTATAAATGGAAATGATTTCCCAAAAGTCAGAAAGATAAGGAAAACAATTATCTACGCTACAAGTTAAGCCGGTCACAAAAGTTATAATCAAATTAAGTATCTAAGTCAATAATGCTTCGATATTTCGATATCTGATTTCAAATCAGCCAGGGGGAAATCTTCAAAGCTAACGAGATACATATTCCTGAAATTCAATTACTTGTTAACTCAGAAATGAAATCATACctaataggtatgtattttcTTAGGCGATGATACTTCAGCTCGTTATTAGgaaatttataatgtaataCCGAGGGTCGGACTGTTCAGTAATATCAATTTCCGATAGCGACCTGATAAGAAAGGACAAAGGAGATTGATTTTcgaatataatttaatattcaaaatCTGCGGCCCTCAAtcaatattcaaataaattaaatcataaaattttcAGTAATAATGCATGGCTTTGTTGCAAATGTACATTTAATTAGTAGGTTTTTGTTTGTCGCGTGTACGTGTGTccgatatttaattaatattgtaaaattattactCATTATACTTTCATAAATTGGACATAACGAACTATTACGAACGCCtacgtaaaaatatattgggtaagtatatacattattataaattagatCGATTTATAAGGTAATGTGACAAAGCAACAACAgtaataattcattatttaaaactataaaagcaTTTCTATGAATATGGATGTAAAACTAAGAACACTTCAGACGATAAAGTGACATCATATTATTGGTTGTACTTTAATAGAGGATGTTTACTATTGACTTACAGACAGTTACTGGCTCTATTTTAGCTTAAGAAATGGGCATATTAAAACTTTATACGGCTTCGACACACAGGATAATGGCAGTTCGGACTTTCGGAGTTAAGTTTCAAACATTTAAGTGCTCGTGGGGCGAAACGACCGTAATACTGCATGTCGAAGCGACTAAAACATGGAATTGAAAAGTACGGATGAAGCATGCAAAACAAATATGGTAGCGCTCACCTAATAACATAAACATACAGACAATGATAGCTATAATGAAATCCCTGGAGGGGGTGATGATGCCGGAGGCGAGCAGCTCGAGCTCGCAGTCGTGGCCCGCGTAGCCGAAGGAGCAGAGGCAGTCGTAGCGGCGCGCGGGCTCGCGGTCCACGCACGTGCCCCCGTGGCGGCACGGCGCCGCGCGGCACTCGTCCACGTTCACGCAgcctccgccgccgcgcaccgACCCGCCCGGGCACCTGCGCACCGCCACGTCACTACCGGCCCGCACGCGCACTGAGCTCGACCATGCTCTACACTAAGCTATACACTACATACGATACGACTATGTGCTGGATGAGAGTGAGGTGAGTGAAAGGGGAGCCGGGGTGctcactcataatgataagGAGGCAGACGAGTATGGCGGCGAGCGCGCCCATGCTGAGCTTGAGCGTGCGGCCCTCCTGCACCAGCTCGCAGTTCTCGCCCCAGAAGCCCTCGGGGCAGTGGCAGCGGTAGCCGGGCTCGCGGTTGCTGCAGCTGCCTCCGTTGCGGCACGGGAAGTACAAGCACTCGTTCTTGTCCACGCACCCCTTGCCGTCGCCCGACAGCACCAGACCCTCACCGCAGCTGGGATTAGTGGGAATTGCACGTGACAGTTAatacacatatacatatatatggtTATATGTCGTGTTAGATTTTAAGCTTTAGTTGGGAATATAGGCTGTAATactaattgaaaatattattataatgtaaaagttagtaagtagttattatAGTGATGTGATAACTTACGAgtattagattttttatatggttaaatgataaaaatattgtaatgatGATTTGATGAATTTTAATatggttaaataaatgtaaaaatggtatgaaaaaaataaataaatatgcgtTATGAATAAGTATGAATTGTCGAATCTCAGTGCGCAGTACAGGAAATTATaacacaaaaaacttaaaacgaACACATTGTGAAATTGTGATGAGATAAATGGAAACAAAATTTTGATGGGAACTTGATTTAAAAGTTATTGACTTTGATAAAATTGATCAGTAATTGAAAAGTGattaaaattagttctgaaTAAGAAATCTTTTAAAGGAAACGGGACTTcagtattttaaatgttcaaCTTCAACAGTAATATCAAATCCAAAAATTATAAGAATGTAGCAATACTCACGTGCACTCATACTCGTTCCAGAGGTCGACGCAGACGAAGGGCTCGGTGCAGTGCACGTTGATGCAGGGGCTGTTGGAGGGGCAGTTGCGGTCCAGGTTGCGCGCCATGGTGGCCTGCCCCCACTGCGTGCCGTTCATGGCCGGCGGCAGCGGCAGGTGCTTGCCCTCCAGCCTGATATCATCCAGGCAACCCTTCTGGAAGTCAGCGTACACCTCGAACGTCCTCACGCCCGTGTACTCGGCTTTACCACCCGCGTATACTCCCTCTTGCTTGTCCACCAGCAGCCACTGGTGACCCTCGAAGGTGAAGGTCTCGTTGTACCTCCTCCCTTCACCCCCGTCCACTTCTAGTGTGGCGGCGCTGCCGTACCGGCTGACGCGCGCGATGTGCCACTGCCCGTCGTCCACCGCCACGGAGTTCAGCCACACGTCGCGCTCCTCCGTCCGCAATGAGTTCAAGTTGTAACGGAAATGGAGTCGCGCATCCTTGACCTCCAGGATTCCGTACTCCCTGTTGTGTTGATCACTCACACGGAATAGCTCTCCGTGCGGCTCGCGCGTTCGGAATCGCAGCTGAATTTGGGTACTGAACCTGTCAGGCTCGAAGCTGAGTGCAAATTTAACGTAGCTCTGTGGTCTGAAGCTTGTAGGAGTGGTTGGGAGGTTGCAGGACGGCCCGGTCCAGCCAGGCAGACACTGACACCGAGCTTCGGAGAAGCTTCCGACACAGGTGCCGTGCTCCCAGCACCTAGATGTGGTATCAGCTTGGTTGCAGATTTCTTCAGTTTGTGGGCAGCCCGCAACGGAGTTCCTCGAGAGTCCCGGGTGAGCCAGGTCGTACAGTTTGCTGTTATGAATTAGATTGCGAATGCATCCATCAAATCCTTTTCCGATCGGCATATACTGCCAATGATAATGGGTGGGATCAAAGTGCTCGATGTACAGACCACCTATTTGCAAAGGCGCATTCACATTCAAATATTCATTAAATGGAGGAATAGTTCCGGAAGCCTGACACGATGAATCATCGAACTCTGGCGGTGTGCCATCTTCCATTTCCTGAATATCAGCAGATTTACAATAGTCGACGACCATTCTTACATTTTCAGTATCCCAGAATATATCGACCCTGTGCCATTCGCCATCGTCTAAGCTTTTCTTGGTTTTGACCCGTAGTTCAAGGGTACCAGAACCGAAATCAATTAGGAGCCTGGGGTATCCCCTTTCCAATTCGACCGATATGAAATCTGATACCATTATTTCTTCAGGTTCCGGAGGTACAATGGGTCCATTGTAAATAAGCACACCTTCGGATTTGCGTGTTATGAATTCGAAGCTCAAATGTGAGCTGTCACACATTTCAAGGGACGGGTACCACGCCCACCCAGTTCCTCTGAAGCTTCGAGACGTTTGTTGACATCTGGGACCCGTGTACCCGGGTGGACATGAGCAAGTAAGGCCGTATTTGCCTTCAATACACCGACCACCATTATAACAAGGCGAAGTTCGGCAAGTTTCGGCTTGAGTGAAGTTCCTCGCACCACATGTGCATTCTGCAATAACATCAACTCGTACCCCAACCAGAGCAGTTTTATTTGCATTAACCATGTACGGTAGATTACTGATGTCGAGAACATTCGTACATGAACCTTCGCACTGTTGGTTTTCATACAAGCATTCATCTATGCCGACCATTGTAATGTTGATACCCACGGCACGTTCAATCTCTTCTCTGTGCATTAGAACAACACCGTTTAATCTTATTGGCTTGTAATAATGGGCACCATGTGCTGAAAAGCGTATGTCTGTAATGGGAGGATGCTTTTTCCTCAGCTGCACGCTGAATACGTCGATATTATCTCGTTCTGTATTCAATAAATCTGCAAGTTTATCTTTGAAAATATCCAATTTGCTTCTTGACACACTCAGAGTTTTATAATTCCAAACTCTCACAAAGTCTTCGTCGGAAATACCCGATATCCGGAGTGAGCCTGAGTTTATGATAGCTTCATGGGATATTTCTTTAACGTACACGGTTACATTAGCTGGTACACCGGTTTGTGTATGTTTTCTGTCATAAGCTTTGAATTTCAGATGATACCTCCCCTCTCTAGTTTTGTGTTTCATCTGTATCATTCCAGTTTCTTCATTCAATGTAAAGTTAGGATGTTCAGAACTCTCCCAGAAGAATTTCTTGTCTGGTAAATCCCAGTCATCGAGATCGTAGACATATACTCGTCCGATTTCAGTATCTGGGGCTTGGCCTTGGTAATTATAAACAAGTATTTCCTTAGATCCAGGTTGCATCTTATTGTCATTGACATCACCAATAACAACAGTTAGTGTACTAGTTCCTGTCATCGCTGGGTTTCCATGATCTTTAATAATGATGGGAATATGGTACTCTTTTTGTTGTTCTCTGTCAAAAGATCTAAGAGACGAAACAATAGCCATACCATCACCATTGGCACCCTTTTGATCTTGTTCCACTTTGAAAGAAGCTCTAATAATGTCATCTGCTCCAGGGTCAAGCCTAAATTGGAATGGCGGACCATTGCTTTTAGACCGATCATCGTCATCAGTAGCCAAAATTTCAGCAACTTTTTTAGGAGTTATATGCTCCGTTAGTACTGGTCTATAATCTTTTAAGAATGTCGGAGCGTTATCATTTATATCTTGAACAATGACAGTAAGAGTAGCCGTAGCAGTTCTTGGTGGAACACCGTCGTCAATAGCTAATATTTTAACTTGATGACGAGGAGTATCTTCTCGATCTAAAGCTCTCTGTATACTGACCGTACCTTCTTGGTTGATGGAAAACTGACGCTTTCTATCTGACGATCTATCAATAGCATACGATACTTTACTTTTGCCACCCTGGTCAGGATCAGTGGCCTTGAAAGTTTCTAAACTTTTACCAACTTCTGCGTTTTCATACACTGATACTTCAATATTAGCTCTATCAAACTGTGGTTTATTGTCATTTATATCTCTTAGCTTAACTACAACCCATGAGTAAGCTACATGATACTTGTCATTGTCGTTATCTTCTCCTTTGTCATTAACTTGTATCCTAAACCGAAAACCGTTACTTTGTAACTGATCTTCGTAGTCAAGAGGCTGCACAATTTTTAGTGACCCTGTACCATCGTTATTCCTCACCATTGTGAACTTATCAGCACCATATCCGCTGTTTTCAATTACTTTATATTGGAATTTATTGGTTTCATCTTCGTCATGTACAGTAACTGTCAGAATAGGCATTTCTGGTAGGTTAGTGCCATCTGTTTCATCAACCTCTGTAAACCATTCATCCTTTGTAAATTGTGGTGGCATATCGTTAATATCTTTAACTCTTATAGATGCTGTCCCAGTACCCTTTAACCCCCCTCCATCTGACGCTACTATTTGTATAGAATAATCTGGTGTCCTCTCGCGATCCAAACAACACACAGCCGTTTTAATCACACCAGTTTCAGCTTCTATTTCAAAAATAGGCGATCCAGTTTCTTCCTCTATGACATTCTTTTCTATAGAATACCAGAGTTTTGCATTATTACTTTCTGCTGGATCGTCATAATCTATAGCAGTCATAGTCATTACAACCATGCCAGCTGTACCATTTTCTGTGACATTTCCAAAATAAACTCCTTGTGGGAAAATGGGGGCATTGTCGTTTATATCTTTGAGATTAACTTGGACATCTGCGTATCCCACTAGTCCCTCTCCACCTTCATCTTGAGCAAATACAGTGAATCGCCACTGTGGCCTGCCGTTGGGCTGGTCACGGTCCAATGGCTGTAaacagtattttatatttaataaaagtaaataatattaaatgggTACTATTTCAAGGTAATGTTTGAGTAATATCAGTAAATGGAACTAGCTGAATAGCAGCGAAGTCATTGCATTGGATTAAGGATTGCAATTGTGCTTTGAGAATTCAAAGCACGCTTTCACATCGGGCGAATATCCGTTTGCTCATACTAGCTTGTAGCCGAGGAATGCAATCCCAAGCGACTAGTGCGCTCTCGCAACTGTAGAGGAAACCAAAGGTAATTTGGTTGGTAAAAATGAAATTCTGCTGACACTCTTATGCATACTTTTGCTAAGCAAATCACAAACCTTCAGAACGAATATTTCTCCAGTGGTTCGATTGATGTCAAACTTGCTGTTGGCTGGGTTGTCGGGGTCAATGCCCTGTCCAGTCAAGAAGTACACAATGTTCTGCTGTCGATCTTTGTCGCCATCGGTAGCCGTaacctatacatataaattttatgttatcaAAGGGCTCAATCATTATGCCTCAAAAAACAGAAtgttaagataagataagatattctttatttgcacacaaaaatatggacaacaatacaaaacttaatctaacacatatgtacaaatggcggtcttatcgcttaaagcgatttcttccagacaacctttgggtggaaggatatttagatGTAAAGAAGGGTAAAGTGTACTAGGAATAAAGAatatatcataaatatttaatataccaaTACATATactacctacaatatatttacatatataatttatatacctagcatcataatatataatatattaaaatatatattaatatataataaaatacataccacgttacttatatataataataagcatATTAAAGAGGATATAGTGATCTTCATTCAAGAGCCGAGGAAATGGTCTTTTAACATCCTTTTGAATGAGGCCAATGACGGTGCTTTCCGTATACTAAGTGGGAGATCGTTCCATAAAGTGATGAATGTTGTAAATGAAACTaaataaagttacaaaaattCATACGCCCATATTCCACTTTGATTGGTTACAATGATGTGAGCTCGCACGTTTTTCTGTTGAAATATTTGCTAGCTTTGTGATAGCTGATATTTGATTGCATATCGTGATGTTTAATATTCATTCGTCAACACCACGGGTcaaaatatagaaataataatGCCTATATGGGTCAAACACTAATTAGTCGAATAtacatgtatttttgtaaacttttATAACAACCAAGTATTAATGTGGTTTAAGTCATGAAAATGGTTTAggtataaaacaaatatttaaagtaaagGTTCCGAAAGTTGGGCTTGTGTTTACCGTTGTTTGTTTGTGAGATCTCGGTACTTACTGAGACTTGCAGAAAGTTGAAACGTTATCGATGCCAGCGGCTGTTTCTGTACTGCCATAAATATATGACCAAAGGCGGTAAACTTACCTTTGAAAAAGATTTATGAACAATAAATAAGATGAAAATACctaaatgatttttattttaggaaaaagAACAAGGAATTTTATTGAAGTGGCGCAGTTTGCAGCTTCACCTTGAACAGGGTATTAATCTAGAAATACCGCCGCTCATTAATATGGATACTAGTATTGCCTATTTAGCACGGTTCATTTCTCTTCATAGTGTAGAGACCGATATGAATTTTAAAAGACGGCGGCTGATTATGAACCCGCCAACACGTTGTTTGCGGCGGAAGTGCCGGCTACTGCACTAACTTTATCTTCATTCTCGAAGCATCCAACAAAGAGACtattaaaaagtttcagtttcagcatTTTCGCTGCACTGATCTATACCTAGAGTGACCGTCCTTACAACTATCTCTATCGAGAGGaggtgagttttttttaaattaacacCATAGCTATAATCCCCACAGTTTGACggctgaatggcgtagtggatagtgaccctgactgctatgccaaaggttccgggttcgattcccggctggggcaaatatttgtttaaagacagatatttgtactcgggtcttggttgttgatatttatatttagtatctatctatctatgtatttgtgtagatttatcagttgtccgacacccataacacaggttctgcctagct
This is a stretch of genomic DNA from Plutella xylostella chromosome 4, ilPluXylo3.1, whole genome shotgun sequence. It encodes these proteins:
- the LOC105380345 gene encoding neural-cadherin isoform X3 → MMAWAKQTSGALLCALALVLHARALTLLPHDVRPGHAVRHFLGNHSRYTLIDPEFSPYFTMLDDGLLMTTADLAPLLGRPLNLAVLEQTPYSTSAHTVNLLVVDRRRMLHFPTVKGLRGEIPENAPPGTVVELPPLRATAILDVGPIAYKIIKGNEDSKFALRDKAKGEFIPNVKSVVTDGDVEIIATRALDTEAKSSYDLVIQATDMHGATKANLPLRVDVTNENDHAPEFEQEIYYFAVNGTHDSNGPNGTARWQRFSNIGEVKAHDFDGDRVYYSLETPSNLAVIVPQTGELILAGEPDGHEAQLRVLAHDTGNPPRKSRPARVVLEFVVRDDKVLPTLHREKRRVTRAVRPTKRIEFTEADGEVEGRAVFTLEKETDRETFKIRDENPWVTVEPSGVVKVKKKWDYEELGPEKTIDFWVTITNAGNGVALKYTDNQRVIIHVKDVNDEPPYFINRPLPMQTVVQLNAAPNTPVFTLQARDPDTDHNIHYFIVRDRTGGRFEVDERSGVVRTRGTDPFQLDMEYVLYVKAEDQSGRVDERRFQSTPEERLSIVGGKRAPQFYLPSYEAEIAENQKKDSDIISVKAKSFADREIRYTLKAQGQGAGTFNIGPTSGIVKLAKELDFEDLRQPHVYSLVVTATEDSGGFSTSVELTIRVTDVNDNAPKFELPDYQAHNVDEDIPLGTSILKVKAMDADSGKNAEIEYLVSDDHFSVDSNGIITNNKQLDADNNNAYYEFTVTAKDKGEPAKTGAATVRVYTKNKNDEEPKFSQQVYTPNVDENAGPNTLVTTVVASDKDGDNVRFGFVGGGTSSGQFVIEEITGVIRLHNKAISLDRDKYELNVTAMDDGACCVNGDATIHTSTAVVVVFITDVNDNKPIFKDCPTYFPKVEEGAPNGSPVIKVHATDEDKGVNGQVKYSIVQQPNQKGTKFTVDEETGEVSTNKVFDREGDDGKFVSVTVKATDQGEPSLEGVCSFTVEITDVNDNPPLFDRQKYVENVKQDASIGTNILRVSASDEDADNNGAIVYTLSAPYNPADIEYFEIQPESGWIVLKKPLDRETYKLEAMAQDKGFPPLSRTVEVQIDVVDRANNPPVWDHTVYGPIYIRENLPVGAKVVSVKASSGIENNPTVFYRLMPGSTAQTNKFHTFYLQQRADNGFTWADIKVNHPLDYESIKEYNLTIRVENNGAQQLASEATVFIMLEDVNDEIPLFTEREQETVLEGEPIGTKVTQVNAIDKDGTFPNNQVYYYIVDSPRNEGKDFFEISMQTGEIFTKVVFDREKQGAYALEVEARDGAPSARPNSDNQPNSVTKFIRIGIADKNDNPPYFDKELYEAEVDENEDIQHTVLTVTAKDHDESSRIRYEITSGNIGGAFAVKNMTGAIYVAGALDYETRKRYELKLAASDNLKENYTTVVIHVKDVNDNPPVFERPTYRTQITEEDDRNLPKRVLQVTATDGDKDRQQNIVYFLTGQGIDPDNPANSKFDINRTTGEIFVLKPLDRDQPNGRPQWRFTVFAQDEGGEGLVGYADVQVNLKDINDNAPIFPQGVYFGNVTENGTAGMVVMTMTAIDYDDPAESNNAKLWYSIEKNVIEEETGSPIFEIEAETGVIKTAVCCLDRERTPDYSIQIVASDGGGLKGTGTASIRVKDINDMPPQFTKDEWFTEVDETDGTNLPEMPILTVTVHDEDETNKFQYKVIENSGYGADKFTMVRNNDGTGSLKIVQPLDYEDQLQSNGFRFRIQVNDKGEDNDNDKYHVAYSWVVVKLRDINDNKPQFDRANIEVSVYENAEVGKSLETFKATDPDQGGKSKVSYAIDRSSDRKRQFSINQEGTVSIQRALDREDTPRHQVKILAIDDGVPPRTATATLTVIVQDINDNAPTFLKDYRPVLTEHITPKKVAEILATDDDDRSKSNGPPFQFRLDPGADDIIRASFKVEQDQKGANGDGMAIVSSLRSFDREQQKEYHIPIIIKDHGNPAMTGTSTLTVVIGDVNDNKMQPGSKEILVYNYQGQAPDTEIGRVYVYDLDDWDLPDKKFFWESSEHPNFTLNEETGMIQMKHKTREGRYHLKFKAYDRKHTQTGVPANVTVYVKEISHEAIINSGSLRISGISDEDFVRVWNYKTLSVSRSKLDIFKDKLADLLNTERDNIDVFSVQLRKKHPPITDIRFSAHGAHYYKPIRLNGVVLMHREEIERAVGINITMVGIDECLYENQQCEGSCTNVLDISNLPYMVNANKTALVGVRVDVIAECTCGARNFTQAETCRTSPCYNGGRCIEGKYGLTCSCPPGYTGPRCQQTSRSFRGTGWAWYPSLEMCDSSHLSFEFITRKSEGVLIYNGPIVPPEPEEIMVSDFISVELERGYPRLLIDFGSGTLELRVKTKKSLDDGEWHRVDIFWDTENVRMVVDYCKSADIQEMEDGTPPEFDDSSCQASGTIPPFNEYLNVNAPLQIGGLYIEHFDPTHYHWQYMPIGKGFDGCIRNLIHNSKLYDLAHPGLSRNSVAGCPQTEEICNQADTTSRCWEHGTCVGSFSEARCQCLPGWTGPSCNLPTTPTSFRPQSYVKFALSFEPDRFSTQIQLRFRTREPHGELFRVSDQHNREYGILEVKDARLHFRYNLNSLRTEERDVWLNSVAVDDGQWHIARVSRYGSAATLEVDGGEGRRYNETFTFEGHQWLLVDKQEGVYAGGKAEYTGVRTFEVYADFQKGCLDDIRLEGKHLPLPPAMNGTQWGQATMARNLDRNCPSNSPCINVHCTEPFVCVDLWNEYECTCGEGLVLSGDGKGCVDKNECLYFPCRNGGSCSNREPGYRCHCPEGFWGENCELVQEGRTLKLSMGALAAILVCLLIIMILVLVFVVYNRRREAHVKYPGPDDDVRENIINYDDEGGGEDDMTAFDITPLQIPIGGPLPDHAPAKMPYPLMGVGLGVGPLGALGGVGVALPGETNVGMFIEDHKRRADGDPNAPPFDDLRNYAYEGGGSTAGSLSSLASGTDDETHEYDYLGAWGPRFDKLADMYGPQDDEQL